A stretch of DNA from Blastopirellula marina:
GACGTTACTGCAACTACGTCACAACGGCCTTTCAGACGAGGCACTTGTCGACGAGATCTACCTGACCTGTTTTTCGCGGTTCCCCACCGCTGAAAAACGCGAAGAGCTACTTAAGTTCCTCACGCCAGTCGGTTCCGCGGACGAGCGTGCTACGATCGAAGATATCTTTTGGGGACTCATGAGTACCCGCGAGTTCCTTTTCAATCACTAAGACCCATGAAAACTCTCCGCCTTGCCCTTTTCACGCTGTTTTGCTTACCTGCGGTTGCCATCCAACTATCCGCCGCGGAAGCACCTACGTACGAGCACGACGTCGCCCCGATCTTGCGAAAGTACTGCGTTGGTTGTCACGGCGCTGAGTCGCCTGAAGCGGAACAGTCGCTGCACAGCTTCGATGCCCTGAATGCGCGGACGAGCGAAGTACCACTGATCGACAAGCAGCATCCCGAAAAGAGTCGGCTGCTGACCGTGATGACGGGGCAATCCGAAGCCCTGATGCCACCAGAAGACGAACCGGCCCCCAGCGAAAAGGAAATCGCTATCATCCAGGCTTGGTTGAAGTCTGGTATGAAACGCGGCGAAAAGGTGAAAGCTGCCTGGGAGCTCGACGTTCAACAGATCGCTTCCCATTCTGAGGTTCGACCAATTTCCGCACTGGGGGTTTCACCCGACGGTGAAGAATTAGCCCTGGGTAGCTACGGCCAAGTCGAAATTGTCCCACTTAGCTCAGATGGCTCCTTTGATCGTTCCAAGCCACTTCAGCTGTTGGAAGATTTGCCTGGCAAGGTAACTGCGATTCATTACTCAAGCAATGGGAAGCAAATCGCGATCGCGACAGGTGTCGCTGGCTTAGTAGGGGAGGCGATTATCGTCGCAAGAGAAACGGGAGAATCGCTTCAATCCTTTCAAGGGCATGCCGACATTCTCTACGATGCTGAAATCTCACCTGACGGCAAATTCTTGGCCACTTGTGGGTACGACCGTCTGATCACGCTCTGGAGTATTGAAAGCGGTGAAAAGCTGCGGGAACTTAAAGGGCACAACGGCGCGGTATACGATGTAGGTTTTAGCCCCGACAGTCGCTTCCTTGTTTCGGCAAGCGCTGACGATACCTGCAAGGTTTGGCGTGTCGCGGATGGGACGCGTCTGGATACCTTGCCACAACCATTGAAAGAAGTCTATTGCTGTTCGTTCTCCCCCGACGGGAAAACAATTGTCTGTGGTGGAGCAGATAATAATTTGCGTGTTTGGCAATTCGTGGCTCAGGATGGACCCCAGATCAATCCGATGATTTATGCCCGTTTCGCCCACGAAGGCCCCGTTCAGCGGATTGTCTTCAACGAAGACGGCAGCAAGCTCTTCTCAGTAGGCAACGATCTCACTGTAAAGCTGTGGGATACAAGCAGCTATACCGAATTGAAACTGTGGGCAGATCGCCCAGAGATTTCCATGGCAGCGGGCTATGTTTCCCAGACTCAATCGCTTTACCTTGGACGACTCGATGGTCAGGTCGATCGACTAACCTGGTCGCCAGACGATTTGCCGAAAGGCAATGCTTCGATGGCTCCGAAAACCAAGCCTCAACCAATTCCTCAAGCCGAGATGGGGACAATCGCCGAACAGGAATCGAACGATACCATCGACTCCGCTCAGGCAGTCAACTTCCCTGCGAAGATCACAGGGAAGATTGCCGGCGACGCCCCTGGCCCTGATATCGATTACTACCGCTTCTCAGCAAAAGCCGGACAGAATTGGGTGCTGGAGATCAACGCCGCTCGATCCAAGAGCGCTCTCGATTCGCACCTTTCTATTTATCATCTCGACGGAAGCCCCGTCGAGCGGGTTAAGCTGCAAGCGACGCGTGAATCGTACTTTACATTCCGCGGTAAAGATGACTCCACCTCAGACGACTTCCGTGTCTTCATCTGGGAAGAGATGAAGCTGAACGAGTATCTGTATTCCAATGGCGAGGTCGCCCGGTTGTGGCTGCATCCACGCGGTCCAGACAGCGGATTCCGTGTTTATCCTGGCCAAGGGAAACGTTGGGGCTACTTCGATACGACTCCCTTAGCGCATGCCCTGGGTGAACCCTGCTATGTGGTCGAACCGCTCGCTCCTGGGCAGGAAGTACTTCCCAATGGCTTACCGGTTTTTACTCTCTACTACGAAAACGACGACGAATCGCGTCGTACCATGGGAGATGATTCTCGACTGTTTTTCACCGCCCCAGAGGATGGTGAATACTTAGTCAAGGTCCGCGACGTCCGTGACTTCGAGGGCGACAACTTCAGCTACGAACTGACTGCTCGCCCACGCCAGGAAGATTTCCGCGTGAATCTTGCATCGAAGGATCTCAACGTCCCGGCCGGTGGGGCGCAAGAGATCTTATTTCGCTGCGACCGGCTCGATAATTTCGACGGCGAAATCCAGATTGACATATCAGGCCTGCCCGAAGGTTTCACGGCAACCACGCCCATCACGATCGAGCCTGGTCAAATTGAAGCGACCGGCGTCATTCAAGCCACCGAAGCAGTCGAAACGCTTGCGGAAGATGTCGTTAAGCAAATCAAGATCCAAGCGACCGCGATGCCAGAAGGACAAAAAACGACCCATGACGTGGCGGGCTTCAAGAAGGTGAACGTTCGCAAGACCCCCAAATTGGCGATCCATATCGAGGCGGCCGAGGGTGGAGCCAAGCCACGCCAGGCGGCCGCAGATGGTCCCCTTGAATTCGAGGTTCATCCAGGCGAAACAATCATGTTGAAGGTGATTGCGGAACGGAAGGACCTCAAGGGAAACATCACATTTGGAAAGGAAGGCTCCGGCCGAAATCTTCCTTTCGCGGTCAATATCGCCAATCTTGGCTTAAATGGCTTGATGATGTTAGACGGCCAGAATGAACGCGAGTTCTTCATCACCGCAGACGAAGTGGCTGAACCGACATCGCGACTTTTCCATCTGAATACTGGCGTGGATGGTGGTCATGCGACACCACCGGTGCTCCTACACGTGATACCCAAATAGCGTCTTGGCATCGGCACCTTTCCCGTAGCGATCCGTTTGACCTACAATGGATTGAGTTCTTCCTATCGAGACTCAATCCATGTTTCCTAGCTCGCGATATTATCTCCCGCCGCACATCCTGATTCTGCTGATCGGCTTGGGTCAGGTAATCGGATGTACCGAGCAAGCTCCTACTGACTCGCCGGCACAAGTCGTCATCTTGGCAGCCGCAAGCACAAAGGATGCTTTGCAGGAAATGGCCAATGCCGCAGTCGCTGCATCAGACGTTCCTTTAACGATTGAAATCAGTACCGGCCCATCCCATGCCTTGGCGCAACAGATTCTCTCTGGCGCGCCGGCCGACATTTATGTTTCCGCCAATCGTCAATGGGCTGAACAAATCGCCGATGCGGGCCTTTCTGCAAAATCAATCGAATGGCTTGGTAATGCTTTAGTACTGGTCGTTCCTAAGGAATCACAACTTCGCATCGAACGCCTGGACGACTTAAACCTACCGGCCGTGCAGCGAATCGGGATTGCTGGTGCGAACGTGCCCGCTGGTATCTACGCCGAAGAGGCCCTCAAGTATCACCATTTGTGGGAAAACCTAACGGGTAGCGATAAGCTGATCCGTGGTCATGATGTACGCAGTACATTGGCCTACGTTCAGCGAGGAGAGGTAGATGCGGCGATCGTTTACTCTACTGATGCCATGTTAACCGATGAAGTTCGCGTGATCGAACGGTTCGATCCAGCTTCGCACGAAGCAATCGTCTATCCGCTGGTGCGAATCAGGTCGCGCAACACCAATCCGGCTGCTGACCATTTATTTGAATTCCTGAAATCGGACGAAGCACGGAAGATCGCGGAGAACTATGGGTTTGTCTCGCTCAGCAACATCGACGGAGTAAGCAAGTAAGTGGATGCCGATCAGATCTCTGCGATCCTGCTCAGCTTGCGGGTTTCTACGATGGGCGTCCTGTTGGGTCTTCCTCCTGGTCTGGCATGCGGCTGGCTGCTGGCGCGGAAAAACTTTTGGGGAAAGACCATCCTCGAGACAATCGTTTATCTTCCCCTCGTTTTGCCGCCGGTCGTCACGGGTTATCTTTTGCTGGTCGCGTTTGGCAGGAACGGAACGTTAGGGATCATGCTCGAAACACTATCCGGCGTTTCAATTGTGTTCGACTGGAAAGGTGCCGCCGTCGCTGCCGCGGTCGTCTCCTTTCCGTTGATGGTACGATCCATTCGCCTTGGAATCGCGAATGTTGACCCAACCCTTGAAATGGCCGCGCAGACACTCGGGGCGACACCGTGGGATGCGTTTTGGAACGTGACCGTTCCCCTGGCTCGTTCTGGGATTATCGCTGGTTGCGTACTGGCATTCGCCCGCGGTTTCGGGGAGTTCGGGGCAACGATCATGATCTCCGGCAACATCCCCGGAAAAACTCAGACGATGCCACTCTACGTTTACGACAAGATGGAAACGCCTGGCGGTGTTGAAGATGCCACAATTGTGATCGTCGTAGCCATTCTCATCGCAGGAGCTTCACTGATGATGAGCGAGTTGCTGGAGAAGCGTTCGCAGAATGGCGCATCGCGAGACGAAAGTTCCTAGCCCGATAAAAAAAGCTCCGACGATCACACGCCGGAGCTTTTTATTGTTTGTTGCAGATTCCGATTGTTGAACTACTTCACCAACGGAGCGTGGATTTCTTTCAGAGTCTTCGCCGGAATCTTGATCACTCTACGATCGTAAGTCATCAGACCATTGATTTCGCTTTCGACGTCGGTCGTCTGGGTATAGACGGCGCCTGCGATGCCCTTGCCGATCAGGTCGTTCAAAATATCAATTGACTCTTGATAACGTCCGATGTATTCCTTCTCGGTGCGAGGCAGTCCGCCATAACCCCAGTTGGCCTGGGTCTTCTTCCAGAGGTGATTCTCCACGGGCCAGCCGTGGCCACCGAACTCGCCAACGACCTTCACCTTGCTATCCAACCGCTTTTGCTGCAGTGGGAACGAAGGATGTGGGTAGCTGTGCTGATCAGCGACATGACCAACATTCCAGTAGTTACCACCGCTAGCGATGTTGATCAAGCGAGTTGGATCGCGTTCGAGGATCCACTTACCCGTTTCAACCGTGCGGTGTTGACCCCACGCTTCGTTGAAGGGAACCCAGACGACGATACTTGGATGGTTTTCCAAGGTGTCGACCATTTCGTCGAACTCACGCAGGAACTGGGCGTGGTCTTCGTCCGACCATTCGGCGTCCGATGGGTTCGGACGCATTCGGGTCCAAGCTGGGCCTTTGCCACCGCTGACCTGGTCTTGCCAGACCATCATACCCATCAGATCGCAGTAGTAGTAATAACGTCGCGGTTCGACCTTAATATGCTTGCGGATCATATTGAAGCCGGCAGCTTGAAGGTATTCGATATCGAACTTCATTGCTTCGTCCGACGGAGGCGTCAGCAATCCATCTGGCCACCAGCCTTGATCGAGCGGGCCCCAGTGGAAGATCACATTACCATTGAGCGTGAATCGCAAATGTCCCGCTTCATCCTTCACGGTTCCAACCGAGCGAATGCCAGCGTAGGTTCCCACCACATCCAAGATGTTTCCATCGTCATCGAGGATCGCCACGCTGACGTCGTACAGATGCGGATTGCTTGGCGACCATAGCTTGGCGTCTTCGATCTCAAGCACAAGGTCTTCACCGGCTGCCGTCGTATCTGCAATCGGTTGACCTTCCTCGAAGGCCGTCGCCTTGAGCGCGAATTTGGCGGCGCCATTTCCCGAGACGACTGGCGAGATTTGAATCCGACCTGTTTCAGCATCGGTCAGAATCTTTAGGTCAGAAATGTACGTTTCCGGCACTTGTTCGACCCATACGGTTTGCCAAATACCGGAGACTTGCGTGTACCAAATTCCGTGAGGATCAAGCGTTTGCTTCCCACGCAGTTGGGAACCGCTCGTCTTGTCTTCAACGCGCACGACCACATCGTTTAGCCCGGTCTTGGCCGCCTTGGTGACATCGATGGAAAACGGCACGTTGCCGCCGATATGGCTACCAACTTCCACGCCATTCACGAAAACGCGGCAGGCGTAATCTACCGCTTCAAAATTAAGAAGCGTACGCGTTCCCGCGATTGGCTTCAGATCGACGCTGCGGTGATACCACAGGGCTTCCGTTGGGCGAAGGTTGCGACCAACACCTGATAGTTTCGATTCGATCGCGAATGGAACCAAAATCTGGCCGTCCCACTTCTCCGGAATGTCGTCTTGGTTTTGCGAGGTGATTGCGTAATTCCACAGCCCGTTAAGATTGTCCCAGTTGTCACGGGTCATTTGCGGACGTGGGTATTCCTGCCAGACAATGTCTTCCGTGACCTCTTCGCCCCACTTGGTGATCAAGTCTGACTGATAAGGACGAAGCGGGATACGAGCTGGCGGCAAAGTTGGTACGTCGTCGGCGTCGATGATATGAACATCGACATACTGCCCACCATCGTTCTGATGTGTATGTACAGCGAGAAAATTGCTTCCCTCTTTCAAGGCTTCTCGACCTTCCTTCGTCAGCGGCACGACATCGTATTTGTCCGACCACTTCGTGAACGTCGCGATTTGAGTGCCGTTCAAAAAGACCTCAGTGTCTTCGTCGTGATGAATCAGCAAAGCTGGCTTTGCAGGAATTGATTCCAGTTCGATGGTTCGGCGAAGCCAAATATCAGGCGTGTTCCATTCTGTGCCGATCCGCGAGTTGGGGGTGCCCCGTGTACCAAAACCACCGAAACCTTCCGACCAAGCCGTATCATCGAAGTCGGTTTTCTGCCAACCTTCGGCCGGTTGCTTGAAAGTGTATTTCCATGGTCCGTCGAAGGTGTCGGGATCAACCTCGGCAGCCGTCGTCATCGCGGGATACGCGATCATAGCCAGAAGCAATGCCCAAGCAACTTTAGGGCGAAGTCCATCCAAGTATTTCATAGTCAATCTCCAAGTGCATGATCTGGCAATTTGTTTCTTGCCGCAGGTGTTTCCCTATTCTCGCATATCACCGCCCCCACGCGAATGAGTTGCAGCGTAACCATCTTGAGAAATGTTTCCGTCAAAAATCAGTCAACCACATGACAAGATGCAGCCCATGTTACTAAATGAAATAACGCATTGCTGATTGACGAAAAGGACGCGACGAATA
This window harbors:
- a CDS encoding c-type cytochrome domain-containing protein, producing MKTLRLALFTLFCLPAVAIQLSAAEAPTYEHDVAPILRKYCVGCHGAESPEAEQSLHSFDALNARTSEVPLIDKQHPEKSRLLTVMTGQSEALMPPEDEPAPSEKEIAIIQAWLKSGMKRGEKVKAAWELDVQQIASHSEVRPISALGVSPDGEELALGSYGQVEIVPLSSDGSFDRSKPLQLLEDLPGKVTAIHYSSNGKQIAIATGVAGLVGEAIIVARETGESLQSFQGHADILYDAEISPDGKFLATCGYDRLITLWSIESGEKLRELKGHNGAVYDVGFSPDSRFLVSASADDTCKVWRVADGTRLDTLPQPLKEVYCCSFSPDGKTIVCGGADNNLRVWQFVAQDGPQINPMIYARFAHEGPVQRIVFNEDGSKLFSVGNDLTVKLWDTSSYTELKLWADRPEISMAAGYVSQTQSLYLGRLDGQVDRLTWSPDDLPKGNASMAPKTKPQPIPQAEMGTIAEQESNDTIDSAQAVNFPAKITGKIAGDAPGPDIDYYRFSAKAGQNWVLEINAARSKSALDSHLSIYHLDGSPVERVKLQATRESYFTFRGKDDSTSDDFRVFIWEEMKLNEYLYSNGEVARLWLHPRGPDSGFRVYPGQGKRWGYFDTTPLAHALGEPCYVVEPLAPGQEVLPNGLPVFTLYYENDDESRRTMGDDSRLFFTAPEDGEYLVKVRDVRDFEGDNFSYELTARPRQEDFRVNLASKDLNVPAGGAQEILFRCDRLDNFDGEIQIDISGLPEGFTATTPITIEPGQIEATGVIQATEAVETLAEDVVKQIKIQATAMPEGQKTTHDVAGFKKVNVRKTPKLAIHIEAAEGGAKPRQAAADGPLEFEVHPGETIMLKVIAERKDLKGNITFGKEGSGRNLPFAVNIANLGLNGLMMLDGQNEREFFITADEVAEPTSRLFHLNTGVDGGHATPPVLLHVIPK
- the modA gene encoding molybdate ABC transporter substrate-binding protein is translated as MFPSSRYYLPPHILILLIGLGQVIGCTEQAPTDSPAQVVILAAASTKDALQEMANAAVAASDVPLTIEISTGPSHALAQQILSGAPADIYVSANRQWAEQIADAGLSAKSIEWLGNALVLVVPKESQLRIERLDDLNLPAVQRIGIAGANVPAGIYAEEALKYHHLWENLTGSDKLIRGHDVRSTLAYVQRGEVDAAIVYSTDAMLTDEVRVIERFDPASHEAIVYPLVRIRSRNTNPAADHLFEFLKSDEARKIAENYGFVSLSNIDGVSK
- the modB gene encoding molybdate ABC transporter permease subunit; amino-acid sequence: MDADQISAILLSLRVSTMGVLLGLPPGLACGWLLARKNFWGKTILETIVYLPLVLPPVVTGYLLLVAFGRNGTLGIMLETLSGVSIVFDWKGAAVAAAVVSFPLMVRSIRLGIANVDPTLEMAAQTLGATPWDAFWNVTVPLARSGIIAGCVLAFARGFGEFGATIMISGNIPGKTQTMPLYVYDKMETPGGVEDATIVIVVAILIAGASLMMSELLEKRSQNGASRDESS
- a CDS encoding glycoside hydrolase family 2 protein, with product MKYLDGLRPKVAWALLLAMIAYPAMTTAAEVDPDTFDGPWKYTFKQPAEGWQKTDFDDTAWSEGFGGFGTRGTPNSRIGTEWNTPDIWLRRTIELESIPAKPALLIHHDEDTEVFLNGTQIATFTKWSDKYDVVPLTKEGREALKEGSNFLAVHTHQNDGGQYVDVHIIDADDVPTLPPARIPLRPYQSDLITKWGEEVTEDIVWQEYPRPQMTRDNWDNLNGLWNYAITSQNQDDIPEKWDGQILVPFAIESKLSGVGRNLRPTEALWYHRSVDLKPIAGTRTLLNFEAVDYACRVFVNGVEVGSHIGGNVPFSIDVTKAAKTGLNDVVVRVEDKTSGSQLRGKQTLDPHGIWYTQVSGIWQTVWVEQVPETYISDLKILTDAETGRIQISPVVSGNGAAKFALKATAFEEGQPIADTTAAGEDLVLEIEDAKLWSPSNPHLYDVSVAILDDDGNILDVVGTYAGIRSVGTVKDEAGHLRFTLNGNVIFHWGPLDQGWWPDGLLTPPSDEAMKFDIEYLQAAGFNMIRKHIKVEPRRYYYYCDLMGMMVWQDQVSGGKGPAWTRMRPNPSDAEWSDEDHAQFLREFDEMVDTLENHPSIVVWVPFNEAWGQHRTVETGKWILERDPTRLINIASGGNYWNVGHVADQHSYPHPSFPLQQKRLDSKVKVVGEFGGHGWPVENHLWKKTQANWGYGGLPRTEKEYIGRYQESIDILNDLIGKGIAGAVYTQTTDVESEINGLMTYDRRVIKIPAKTLKEIHAPLVK